ggcggaccccaggccagggtttgaagacccctaaTCCAGGTGATGGATGATGTTCCTACCTGCACTTTGCCATGCTGTCCTGCGGCTATAGCAACCTGCTCCCCGTAGACCTCTAACTCCACCAGGCGTGTCCACAAGGCTACAACAGAACCTTGGTGTTCATTCTCAACTTTGATGGTGAAGTCAGCCAGCTGGCCTGGTGGGCCACAGTACTTGCTCAGAATGTATCTGCAGGATCCTTCGTAATCAAAAGAGAGCCCGTCAAACGTGACGTAATGGGGATCCCCAAATACCCAGGTGTGGCCATATTTCTTAGGGTAACAACCCAAGACCCCATCAGCAACTCTGCACACTTCCAGAGACCCACAGGCATGGTCCTGGCACTCCATGGGGTGAGAAGGATGCCTGCAGGAGCATTTCTTGCTACAGTTGTTCGTCAGAATGACATCGTCTCCCATTGGATAATACAGGCCCTCCAATATGCAGCCACACTGATTCTGAGGCACGCAGGCTCCTCCGCTCAGGATATAGCCTCTGTTACAAGGGCAGCCTTCCCTGCAGGGCTCTGGGCAGTAGAGTGGAGCTGTGGAATCCAGGCAGCTGGCAGGACAGGCTGTGGAGCATGATTCATAATGGCTGTTCTCTGGACAAGCAACTCCTGTTGAAGAAAGGATGCACAGGAGGAGGTTCCTGAATTAAAGCACATGTTTGACACTTTCAATGCCCTCCCTGctaggctggcccaagatctgcCTGCTCCAGAAGTGGGTAAAatgctgtcttccccccccccctttattggaCAGCATGTAGGGCCATGTTGCACCCAATGCCATCCTCCCTTATCCAGTGGCATGCCAAGACATGAAGGCGTCCTCCATTTCTGTCATCCTTATGGTCCTCTGCTATCAATACTGCTCTATATGGACCAATGATTTGACAGAAAAATAGTTCAAAAATCAATATTTAGCATGAAGAAATGGTGATGCTAAATACATTGATACACCGCCCCGCCCCCCTTTTCTGTGCTAACCTGGCTTCTGGGACAGTATTGCACAGGATGTGGGCATTGAACTCTTCATGCTATGGTCCCAACATTAATGTTCCCCAAAGCTCCTGGAGGAGGGCTATCCCACATGAGAGCCACgagggtgtagtggtttggaagttggacttagacctgggagattcaggttcaaatctctgcaaaaccatgaagcttcttggatgAGCTGGAGCCAGTCACTCacctacctacctcacagggctgttgtgaggactaaaAGAAGGGAGGagttatgtacaccaccctgagcaacttggaggaagggtggtataaaacaatgtgaaaaataaaccaaCTCTTCTGAATATTCAGGTTGGCCTTAAGAATCTGAAAATCAGGGCCCACAAATGGTGGATCAATTATTTTTCACCCACCGCAAAATGCATCGGACCGCCATTGCCCAACCGTGACGTTGGCTGCCTGGCATTGTTCAGTGTACACACGAAGAATTTCACATAGAACTCTCTGGTCGCCCCCAGACTCGCAAAGATCATAAACGCAGCTCTCCACAAAGCCAGATGGAGGCAGGAGCTGTGCACAGGCTGTGAAAGGACCTGGAGATTTCTTCAAGAAGCCACAGTACTGCGGGCTGGAATAGACGGCTTGTTCAGAGGGAGAACAAGCCAGGAGCTGTGAGATCTCTCCACACTGGTGCTCTACATCTTTGGCCTTCCAGCTTGTAGCAAACCAGACCACGGATGTCACTAAGGAGGCATTTGGTGTTGAGAAGTCATCAGAAGCGTTCCCATTGAGTGTTCCACAGAGACCACAGGTGGAATTATGGTACGTCACAGGAATGGCTACCATCACATGTTGCTTCCCATCATAGGAGACTTCCATCCCCCAGTCAGTGACCACCTTCACTGAGAATCCACTCTGGCGCACACGAACCTTGCCTCCGAGAAGGGCCACTGGAAGAAGGGTCTTGATCCCATGGATCTAGCAGGTGGTAcccagcaaaagaaaaggaaaaataaaaaaaaaagctctagCAGGTAATTCATTATTACAAAGCAGACTTGCCATAGTAGCTTAACTCTTACTGAGATGGTGTCACTGGTAATTTCAATgtggcttcaatcctatgcacttggAAGGAACTCCCTTTGAAGTCAGAAgcacttttgaatagacatgcataggattgcgttgtAAGTCTCTTGTTTTATACTGGTTGTGGGCTGTCCTGATGGTTAAATAGGACAGAAGGTTTGCAGTGTACAAACATGTTAAGTAAATAAGTATACAGATAAAGCCCTGAAAGGCATTGATCAAATGATAATTTaaactagtgattttcaaccaaagtcccatggtacactggtgtgcggcaaatggtccacagatgtactgtgggagtttagggagtgtcatttattagtatggccattgggggatatgagcagcccccctcccccagtggcagcatggtgtgctttgtcaattatcaaaaaactgatggtgtgcattggatgtttttgtgccttctcagtgtgccatgagatgaaaaagttagAAATTGCTgatttaaaccatggtttaggtGACAGCAAATGAGTTGCTGAGAATCTAAGATTGGAGAATTCACTCTACCTTTTCTgtttaaatagcatggggggggggtgaaatcaGGATGGAAGCAAAATATTAAAGGCCAAGATGGAAGTAAAATATaagatggtgaggccacacctggagtattgtgtccagttctggtcaccgcatctcaaaaaaggcatagtggaaatggaaaaggtgcaaaagagagcgactaagatgattacggggctggggcaccttctttatgaggaaaggctatggcgtttgggcctcttcagcctagaaaagagacgcttgaggggggacatgactgagacatacaaaattatgcaggggatggacagagtggatagagagatgctctttacactctcacataataccagaaccaggggacatccactaaaattgaatgttgggcgggttaggacagacaaaagaaaatatttctttactcagcgtgtggtcggtctgtgcaactccttgccacaggatgtggtgctggcgtctagcctagacgcctttaaaaggggattggacaagtttctggaggaaaaatccattatggggtacaagccatgatgtgtatgcgcaacttcctgattttaggaatgtaagaacataagaacagccccactagatcaggccataggcccatctagtccagcttcctggatctcacagcggcccactaaatgccccagggagcacaccagataacaagagacctgcaaggcttcctgggaattgtagttaagaacataagaacagccccactggatcaggccataggcccatctatccagcttcctggatctcacagcagcccaccaaatgccccagggagcacaccagataacaagagacctcaccctggtgccctccctagcatctggccttctgacatagcccatttctaaaatcaggaggttgcacacacaaatcatggcttgtaacccgtaatggatttttgctccagaaacttgtccaatccgcttttaaaggcgtccagggcagatgccgtcaccacatcctgtggatggccaaatcctagccaactttccagacGTGGtatagccatgtcaatggggtgtgtgatgcatcctgtggtgggagggtagttatggaggcctccacaaggtaagggaacaattgttccctcgCCTAGGGGATGCATTGCCCTGCAGcagcgctggaaaattgtataggattgggccctaagaaagaaaaacagggaCTGATGAAAGAagaagggcagagggaggacagaAAGACTGAACTTGAGGAACTGCATTCCAATGACTTACCGTGACATGCCCAGTGGCATTTGCAGGTATGGCAATCTCCTGGTCATGGACTGCCACATGTAAGCGCCTTATGTGCGATGTGCCTGGGGCTGCCCCTGACATCTCCACCTCCACCCGGTAATACTCCAGGCTGCGGTTGTGTGAGGGCGCACACATCTGTGACAACACATAAGTGCAGTTTCCACGGAAGTGGTACAGCCGGCCATCGAAGGTGGTGTGGTGCCGTCCGCTCAGCAGCTGGCAGGATGCCCTGCGGATGGGCTGGCAGACGTGGTACTGGAAGGCGGGGTGGCAGATCTCATCCACAGAGCAGCTCTCAGCCTGGCATCTCACCCCACGGCCATCAGGCATGCACTGGCACCTCTTCTCACAGGTTGGGTCGACCCAGAAGATGCCACTGACTGGCAAGAAGTTAGCTATCAAGAAAGAATGCAAGTTATAAACATGTGGACTGGGCAGCAGGGCTTGTGCCACTCCATTCATGTGTCAATCTCTTGGATTGGCCATTGAAAGATAATGGACATTCTCTTGCCTGAAACTTTTAAAGTGGCTTTAAGCCTCTCTTGTGCCATTTCTGCTGGTCATTCTTCTGAAAGGCTAAGCGCAGGTGGGCATTTGTAAAGCAAAGGGTAGCTTTGCTGTTAAGCATTGCAAACCTGGCTGAAGCCAGGGCAACTTTAAACTGCATGTAACAAAATAGCAAAATGCCCGACGTTAGCTACAGCAGACATGAACTATTATAACATTTACAAATCTTGGAGGGACAAGATGGCAGTTGATGAGACAACCATTGAAGAGGACAGATGCAGAGATCTTGAGAACATGAGCCAAGGAAAGTACATGAAGTCCTTAAAGTCACAGGGActcatataacaacaacaacaacaacaacaacaacaactttatttttaccccgcctttctccctgaagggactcaaggcagcttacaacaggttaaaacagattaaaaacataatttaaaacaaataaaaacacattaacacatatcataaataCAATGTGCATATAATGTGTTATAAAATGTCACAGCAACAAAATGAACTTGCAGTTTCCCATTAGCCTCTCAGACAACTTCAAGGAGGATGCAAGAGATGGCTGGTAGCAATGGAAAATAAattgagcctccatgttcagaggcagtatatctgTTAATGGCACATGCTGCCATTGAACCACTTGAACATGCTGCATCTTCTGAAGGTATGTGAACTAATGCTGAGCTACAACCTCTCCCTGCATGCCCTAAATGGTGGTTTCAGACCTTAAATGTGAGCTTCTCAAAGGCTCAGAAgcctttgtttttttctgtgaaaAGGAGAGGTGGAACAGACGTTTACAAAATTAACAATGATGGTGATGGTATCTGACTGAACGTTGCTGGGGAGAGCATGCGAAATGAGACGGGCCTGAAGTTCACACTGCATGGCATCAAATCAACGCACCTTTGTACGCACAGCCATTGGGCACGACAAAAACATCCACCTCGAAAACCCACCGCCCAGGATCCAATATGTTGCTTGTGGACGTGATGTTAATGATGTGTGGAGTCCAGGATCCAGGGATGTTGAAGTAGTGTTCGGCATCTCCACTGTTAAACCCAGCCTGGGGGCGAGGAGACAACAGAAACAGGAAGGTAAGGATGAGGGGTCTGCCTCTAGGTCCCCAAACACTGCTGTGCTAGTCATTTTCTCTGGTGACATCACGTGCTAGCCTGGCACAGGATGCAAAGTTAGCAAGAGACTCTTGAGACTCTCTCctatcttaagaacataaagaagagcctttctggatcagggccagggcccatctagtctggttTGCTGTATCTCAACCAtggtccatcagatgcctcagggagcacacaaaaagcCTGCATTCCATtgccccttccttgcatctggcattcagagatagctaCCTCTAAGaacaggagattgcgcatacccatcatggtttgtaacctgtgatggactttccttccaTCAATCtccttttaaggcatc
This sequence is a window from Tiliqua scincoides isolate rTilSci1 chromosome 10, rTilSci1.hap2, whole genome shotgun sequence. Protein-coding genes within it:
- the LOC136661532 gene encoding alpha-tectorin-like, which gives rise to SDTLLYPYGPQYQDRSTPKADDGASPQISISEAFYFYGKKYHSLYVNNNGVVSFGQPVSQFTPDPFPLTDGRAFVAPFWADVDNRITGEVYYRQTQERQLLQRATADINAYFLDERFTATWVFVATWDQVAFYGSLSSKVNTFQAVLTSNGERSFVMLNYKDIQWISGQASGGDANTGLEGTPAQAGFNSGDAEHYFNIPGSWTPHIINITSTSNILDPGRWVFEVDVFVVPNGCAYKANFLPVSGIFWVDPTCEKRCQCMPDGRGVRCQAESCSVDEICHPAFQYHVCQPIRRASCQLLSGRHHTTFDGRLYHFRGNCTYVLSQMCAPSHNRSLEYYRVEVEMSGAAPGTSHIRRLHVAVHDQEIAIPANATGHVTIHGIKTLLPVALLGGKVRVRQSGFSVKVVTDWGMEVSYDGKQHVMVAIPVTYHNSTCGLCGTLNGNASDDFSTPNASLVTSVVWFATSWKAKDVEHQCGEISQLLACSPSEQAVYSSPQYCGFLKKSPGPFTACAQLLPPSGFVESCVYDLCESGGDQRVLCEILRVYTEQCQAANVTVGQWRSDAFCGG